In one Bacillus thuringiensis genomic region, the following are encoded:
- a CDS encoding DUF3952 domain-containing protein translates to MEYERLVKALDEGDKKTVILN, encoded by the coding sequence ATAGAGTATGAGAGATTAGTAAAGGCATTGGATGAAGGTGACAAGAAGACGGTTATACTTAATTGA
- a CDS encoding DUF3952 domain-containing protein, whose amino-acid sequence MSKRLVKKIVIVMTVTFLLSACSFGEKIEYERLVKALDEGDMKTVMSASDDGYAYVKEETSDSTYEEKEDGEHSRIIYQTTHGVYNVKEDDLYGKTTQKVVTDIKNDKNVGSNQNYKKETVYSTNLKNEKSRSVAQDQAMNVSYVKLMFRGLNELSKLKPSEDTKRSSEPSIISYDLTELQFKNIMNDKLNLKYDKFDSAILMIEFNTPNNTKENQMRITQITISVNYEEKKEDKLIKRNQEISTYYHTREDNNQSSKKEYVNYEKEYINQK is encoded by the coding sequence ATGAGTAAAAGGTTAGTTAAAAAAATAGTTATTGTAATGACAGTAACGTTTTTACTAAGCGCGTGCAGTTTCGGGGAAAAAATAGAGTATGAGAGATTAGTAAAGGCATTGGATGAAGGTGATATGAAAACGGTTATGTCTGCGAGTGATGATGGATATGCATATGTGAAAGAAGAGACTAGCGACAGTACTTATGAAGAAAAAGAAGATGGTGAACATAGCAGGATAATATATCAAACAACCCATGGAGTATATAATGTGAAAGAAGACGACTTATATGGGAAAACAACTCAAAAGGTTGTTACTGATATAAAAAATGATAAAAACGTTGGTAGTAATCAAAATTACAAAAAAGAAACGGTCTATAGTACAAATTTAAAAAATGAAAAATCCCGTTCAGTAGCCCAGGATCAAGCTATGAATGTTTCATATGTAAAATTAATGTTTAGAGGATTAAATGAACTTAGTAAATTGAAACCGAGTGAAGATACAAAAAGATCTAGTGAACCGAGCATAATAAGCTATGATTTAACTGAATTGCAGTTTAAAAACATCATGAATGATAAGTTAAATTTAAAATATGATAAATTTGATTCTGCAATATTGATGATTGAATTTAATACGCCTAATAATACAAAAGAAAATCAAATGAGAATAACACAAATAACAATATCCGTAAATTATGAAGAAAAAAAAGAAGATAAGCTTATAAAACGCAATCAAGAGATTTCAACATATTATCATACCAGGGAAGATAATAATCAAAGTTCCAAAAAAGAATATGTAAATTATGAAAAAGAGTATATAAATCAAAAATAA